One genomic segment of Brassica napus cultivar Da-Ae chromosome A3, Da-Ae, whole genome shotgun sequence includes these proteins:
- the LOC106437831 gene encoding accelerated cell death 11-like, producing MADSNAERPLRKISTAFKELAATVSSPSPEVSVAQFSHACSLVSPLFGCLGIAFKFAQMDYVAKVEDLAKASSSVSTLVVMMERDIEANCVRKAGSHTRNLLRVKRGLDMVKALFEEIIASEGNNSLKDPASKSYDQVFRPHHGWVIQKAVALGMCALPTRSQLLTMLNEEEAEAKIHMHSYVNASAPVIAYLDNLFLSRQLGIDW from the exons ATGGCGGATTCTAACGCAGAGAGGCCGCTTCGTAAAATCTCAACCGCTTTCAAAGAACTAGCAGCCACCGTGAGCTCGCCGAGTCCTGAAGTCTCCGTGGCTCAGTTCTCACACGCTTGCTCTCTCGTCTCGCCTCTATTTGGTTGCCTCGGGATCGCCTTCAAGTTCGCCCAGATGGACTATGTCGCCAAG GTTGAAGATCTTGCAAAGGCGTCGAGTTCGGTATCGACATTAGTTGTAATGATGGAGAGAGATATTGAGGCAAACTGTGTAAGGAAAGCTGGTAGTCATACTAGAAACCTTTTGAGGGTAAAGCGTGGTCTTGACATGGTCAAGGCTCTCTTTGAAGAGATTATAGCTTCCGA AGGTAATAACTCTTTGAAAGATCCAGCATCCAAGTCTTATGATCAAGTGTTTCGTCCACACCATGGATGGGTTATACAGAAAGCTGTTGCTCTTGGGATGTGCGCTCTTCCCACTAGGTCTCAGCTACTTACCATGCTCAATGAGGAAG AAGCGGAGGCTAAGATACATATGCACAGCTATGTCAATGCATCAGCTCCAGTAATCGCGTATCTTGATAATCTCTTCCTCTCCAGGCAACTTGGTATCGATTGGTGA
- the LOC106437830 gene encoding integrator complex subunit 3-like yields MEKGNPFVASLHEVENQLELSLRQAFESLEPKLQPPFSLDIPDPQESLELTRAIVYAVLCDSGSSKTHIKLLHALVTDGYAFFTSLLVGTVVELYGKLVDSAKVQLLWLTKEMIDVSSVGLEDLLVSLLRRIGSGDYGEQNVWLCSELVSLFLDKWDCLLEDAPLVLTSALYSFLRLFADHCRVTGIPKLENVKRLEIKFCVKMFREQLHLSLKIGRDLVRLLQDLVHISEFKEIWNDLVCSDVSKIYQSKTSSRYFLLRITPEMETQLRFLLGNVKLGSHKRHQVWFLKKFLLGPEKETVLIDIVRFICCVVHPTNEIIRSEIMPRWAVIGWFLDLCKQNHHVEGRVKLALFYDWLFFDERIDSIMNVEPAVLLMLWSIPQYPHITHSLLEFLLHLVDTYDVACRDMIMRGVASAFREIERKGVVQSMDMFLSNPEIATDLKKKLANLLSCHQDIN; encoded by the coding sequence ATGGAAAAGGGAAATCCTTTCGTTGCGTCCTTACACGAAGTAGAGAACCAACTTGAACTGTCACTGCGTCAAGCCTTTGAGAGTCTCGAGCCGAAGTTGCAGCCACCCTTCTCCCTGGATATCCCAGACCCGCAAGAGTCTCTTGAGCTCACTAGAGCCATCGTTTATGCCGTGTTATGCGATTCTGGTTCCTCTAAAACCCACATCAAGCTCCTACATGCTCTCGTCACTGATGGGTATGCGTTTTTCACTAGTTTGCTTGTTGGAACCGTTGTTGAACTGTACGGTAAACTTGTTGACTCAGCTAAAGTTCAGCTGCTTTGGTTAACAAAGGAGATGATTGATGTCTCGAGTGTGGGACTCGAGGATTTGCTTGTTTCTTTGCTGAGACGCATTGGAAGTGGGGATTACGGGGAGCAGAATGTTTGGCTTTGCTCTGAACTGGTGAGCTTGTTTCTTGACAAATGGGATTGCTTGCTTGAAGATGCGCCCTTGGTCTTGACTAGTGCTCTCTACAGCTTCCTTCGTTTGTTTGCGGATCATTGTAGGGTCACAGGCATACCGAAGCTGGAAAacgtgaagaggctagagatcAAGTTCTGTGTCAAAATGTTTAGAGAGCAGCTGCATTTGAGTTTGAAGATTGGAAGGGATCTTGTCCGGTTATTACAGGACCTAGTTCACATCTCCGAGTTTAAAGAGATATGGAATGATTTGGTGTGCTCTGACGTTTCAAAGATTTACCAGTCGAAGACTTCAAGTAGATACTTCCTTCTCCGGATAACTCCTGAGATGGAAACCCAGTTAAGGTTTTTGCTTGGGAATGTGAAGCTTGGAAGCCATAAGCGGCATCAGGTATGGTTCTTGAAGAAGTTTCTCTTAGGTCCTGAGAAAGAAACAGTTCTGATCGACATAGTCCGGTTCATCTGCTGTGTTGTTCACCCAACTAACGAGATCATCCGGTCAGAGATCATGCCGAGATGGGCTGTTATAGGTTGGTTTCTAGACCTGTGCAAGCAAAATCATCACGTCGAAGGGAGGGTTAAGCTGGCTCTCTTTTACGACTGGCTATTCTTTGACGAAAGAATTGACAGCATTATGAATGTTGAACCTGCTGTGCTATTGATGTTATGGTCGATACCTCAGTATCCACACATCACTCACTCTTTACTTGAGTTTTTGCTTCATCTTGTGGACACTTATGACGTAGCCTGCCGAGATATGATCATGAGAGGTGTGGCATCAGCTTTCAGAGAGATTGAGAGAAAGGGAGTGGTTCAATCGATGGATATGTTCCTATCAAATCCTGAGATTGCAACAGATCTAAAGAAGAAGCTAGCAAACTTGTTGTCATGTCATCAGGACATTAACTGA
- the LOC106437832 gene encoding WPP domain-associated protein-like, with translation MEVEEFVMVEDGGVESNGDGLTVEVNGVVQENENLNVDFLEDLDSYWDDVNERLIISRVVSDSILRGMVTAIESEAAEKIAQKDLELSRARETLSLYHVGSEENEASSDKASLDPPDGSLISLKNIARKQLVMLVEELTSLRKYVHVNKAGATVDDTSGAHEIGSKTVDKMLDSLKSILETVLKRKNETELPSSWQQEHDFQKVIESAVVTTFVRSLKDEYQQRLLEKEAECGGNKSSLLGNIKEITGLRQELEAIRKALSDHENGDIEAGEVGDRKRVEQLHRKMSASLSSALDTNGKHDVGSVPENFDTLKHLTPIELINHFNTEMNQMKRDHDYEIQEMTEQCFTFKRKYLNLKERGSFSFVGKGKELDALKKKIPSVISKLDKILVEDEKLVSEGKNNAEFKSRLDSLLLENHQLKDSLSEAAEKMSQLSQAEADHQKLIRRLELDADDSHVEASIAEDVHRCFMKEFLGQIRSAKQETDLEHSKMREAYELILKDLEGKADRESKDGFVDSCLESLITEECSAVIYKEALKEADKKIAELNLRGTENEEALKLEMVDKKRLNEEIHRLECLVKEKEGLVQTAECNLAAERKKLELASQQINDLQSQTEQQHIKIQEKNEALRVMSARELEKIEGYEKKISELREELDLARESWEETKDEKRKTEEKLSATKAEKESIRKQLLSLDLVPQKFMEGFNILEGLVAEKTQKTNSRLKNMHSQLCDLSHQINELKGKASMYKQRFEKKSSDLQKAEAEVDLLGDEVETLLDLLEKIYIALDHYSPVLKHYPGIIEILKLVRRELSGEAKRPPAD, from the exons ATGGAGGTGGAAGAGTTTGTGATGGTTGAGGATGGTGGTGTTGAGTCTAATGGCGACGGATTAACAGTGGAGGTTAATGGTGTTGTGCAAGAGAATGAGAATCTGAATGTTGATTTTCTCGAGGATTTAGATTCTTACTGGGATGATGTCAATGAGAGGCTGATTATCTCACGGGTTGTGAGCGACTCGATTTTAAGGGGAATGGTTACTGCTATTGAGTCTGAAGCTGCTGAGAAGATTGCTCAGAAAGACCTTGAGTTGTCCAGAGCTAGGGAGACTTTGTCTCTGTACCATGTGGGTTCTGAAGAGAATGAGGCCTCCAGTGATAAGGCGAGTTTGGACCCTCCGGATGGGTCTTTGATCAGTCTTAAAAATATAGCGAGAAAACAGTTGGTGATGCTTGTCGAAGAGCTGACCAGTTTGAGAAAGTATGTTCACGTCAATAAAGCAGGCGCCACCGTGGATGATACGTCAGGTGCGCATGAGATCGGGTCCAAAACCGTGGATAAAATGCTTGATTCCCTGAAGAGCATACTAGAGACTGTGTTGAAGCGGAAGAATGAGACAGAGCTCCCCTCCTCGTGGCAGCAGGAGCATGATTTTCAAAAAGTAATCGAGTCTGCAGTGGTGACTACTTTTGTTCGGAGTCTCAAGGATGAGTATCAACAGAGGTTGTTGGAGAAAGAAGCCGAGTGTGGTGGTAACAAGAGTTCGTTACTTGGGAATATTAAAGAGATCACTGGTCTGCGCCAGGAGTTAGAGGCGATTCGTAAAGCGCTTTCTGATCATGAAAACGGGGACATAGAGGCAGGGGAGGTCGGGGACAGGAAAAGAGTAGAGCAGTTGCACCGCAAGATGTCGGCAAGCCTTAGTTCAGCTTTGGACACAAATGGTAAGCATGATGTTGGCTCAGTCCCCGAGAACTTTGACACTTTGAAGCACTTGACACCGATTGAGTTGATCAATCACTTTAACACCGAGATGAATCAAATGAAAAGGGACCATGATTATGAGATACAGGAGATGACTGAGCAATGCTTTACCTTTAAGCGAAAGTACTTGAACTTGAAGGAAAGgggttctttttcttttgttgggaAAGGAAAGGAGCTAGATGCGTTGAAAAAGAAGATCCCATCTGTCATCTCGAAGTTGGACAAGATTTTGGTGGAAGATGAGAAGTTGGTGTCTGAAGGAAAGAACAATGCTGAGTTTAAGAGCCGATTGGATTCTCTTCTGCTGGAAAATCACCAACTGAAGGATTCACTCTCAGAGGCTGCTGAGAAGATGTCACAGCTTTCTCAAGCTGAAGCAGATCATCAGAAGTTGATTCGAAGGCTAGAACTAGATGCTGATGATTCTCATGTTGAAGCCTCTATCGCTGAAGATGTTCATAGGTGTTTCATGAAGGAGTTTCTGGGTCAGATTAGAAGTGCAAAACAGGAAACGGATTTGGAACATAGTAAGATGAGAGAAGCTTATGAGTTGATATTGAAAGATCTTGAGGGTAAAGCTGACCGTGAAAGCAAGGATGGCTTTGTAGACTCTTGTCTCGAGTCTTTGATAACGGAAGAGTGTAGTGCTGTAATATACAAAGAAGCCTTGAAGGAAGCTGATAAGAAAATTGCAGAGTTGAACCTGCGTGGAACAGAGAATGAAGAAGCTTTGAAATTAGAGATGGTTGACAAGAAAAGACTGAACGAGGAGATTCATCGGCTGGAGTGTCTCGTCAAGGAGAAGGAGGGTTTAGTCCAAACAGCTGAGTGTAACTTGGCTGCAGAGAGAAAGAAACTTGAGTTAGCCTCTCAGCAGATTAACGATCTGCAATCTCAGACAGAACAGCAACATATAAAGATTCAGGAGAAAAACGAAGCATTAAGAGTTATGTCGGCACGTGAGCTAGAGAAAATAGAAGGCTATGAGAAGAAGATATCAGAACTGAGAGAAGAGCTAGATTTAGCAAGAGAGAGTTGGGAGGAAACCAAAGATGAGAAAAGGAAAACTGAGGAGAAGCTATCAGCGACAAAAGCAGAGAAAGAGTCAATTAGAAAGCAGCTCCTGTCTCTGGATTTGGTTCCTCAAAAATTCATGGAAGGTTTCAACATTCTAGAGGGCTTGGTAGCAGAAAAGACGCAGAAAACGAATTCAAG GTTGAAAAACATGCACAGTCAACTGTGTGATCTTTCACATCAAATAAATGAACTCAAGGGGAAAGCATCGATGTACAAGCAACGATTTGAGAAAAAGTCAAGTGACCTCCAAAAGGCCGAGGCTGAG GTTGATCTTCTTGGAGATGAGGTTGAAACACTCTTGGATCTTcttgagaaaatatatatagctcTAGATCATTACTCTCCAGTTCTAAAGCATTACCCTGGC ATCATTGAGATCTTGAAGCTTGTTAGAAGAGAGCTTAGCGGAGAAGCAAAGAGACCACCAGCAGATTGA
- the LOC106437833 gene encoding RNA polymerase I-specific transcription initiation factor RRN3 has product MGASEALTDPSSLYNVGNNDLSDTETVLNVRNALASVQNGESDLLYDQFVETIQINNRSDHALGAQLDALLKALSGSVACIDVNHHRRILSGIFGMSLWDHKPHVMDSLMDLIISLAATSGKYLDNCLNMLIRHFVPPPWVIDRLWQGRVIEQKQHVLSRVHGALLKISLLVPLAPSRLLPMLAQQLPKINKKDQVVVIYVENLLKLENSSIGQVGGGMIFMMVMERLRDLDLEIDWDDILQDDSNRGMFDMELEDAMNEGDELPVGSLNQDTSGGKIESLDKLMVTCFDHLESCNLHGRLDQVFEKLFDSFENFILNTYKSKVSQFLMFYACSLDPENCGVKFGSKLLDIFLSSNKPRPTRMSAVAYLASYLARGKFLPVSYVASMLKRLVDECADYCRTCNDDIRPEAHQLFYSGCQAIMYVLCFRMRSILDVPRFRSELIPLESILMHKLNPLMVCLPSVVAEFLRQAKAGGLFVVSDSFIFEDLLESELSRAFGGCERLDTFFPFDPCLLKSSNSNISGNFIYWSMVRPTYDKDDDEDDAEIIVNGDEESDEEDEGDLDYALNKMSITPKHSFKNNMERERLMKMPSMIRPSTSPESL; this is encoded by the exons ATGGGAGCATCAGAGGCTCTAACTGATCCGTCAAGCCTATATAATGTGGGCAACAATGATTTGTCCGACACTGAGACCGTGCTTAACGTGAGAAACGCCCTTGCATCTGTTCAGAAT GGGGAATCAGACCTTCTGTACGATCAGTTTGTTGAAACTATTCAGATCAACAATAGATCTGATCATGCTCTTGGGGCACAGCTTGAT GCACTCTTGAAAGCTTTATCAGGCTCTGTGGCTTGCATAGATGTCAATCACCATCGAAGGATTCTCTCTGGG ATATTTGGAATGTCATTGTGGGATCACAAACCTCATGTAATGGATTCATTGATGGACCTAATCATATCACTG GCTGCCACTAGTGGCAAGTATCTGGACAATTGTCTGAATATGCTCATAAGACACTTCGTTCCACCGCCTTGGGTAATTGATAGACTTTGGCAAGGCCGTGTAATCGAGCAGAAGCAACACGTTCTTTCTCGGGTTCATGGAGCTCTTCTGAAGATCTCTCTTTTGGTTCCTCTTGCTCCCTCGAGACTATTGCCCATGCTCGCTCAACAACTgcccaaaataaacaaaaaggacCAG GTGGTGGTGATCTATGTGGAGAACTTATTAAAGCTGGAGAATAGCTCAATCGGGCAAGTTGGTGGTGGCATGATTTTTATGATGGTGATGGAGAGGCTGCGAGATTTGGAT TTGGAGATTGATTGGGATGATATTCTACAAGATGATTCTAACAGAGGCATGTTTGATATGGAACTTGAAGATGCTATGAATGAAGGAGACGAG CTTCCAGTGGGGTCTCTAAATCAGGATACATCGGGTGGAAAGATAGAGTCTTTGGACAAATTGATGGTCACATGTTTTGATCATCTTGAATCGTGTAATCTTCACGGTCGTTTGGATCAG GTGTTTGAAAAGCTCTTTGACTCATTTGAGAACTTCATTCTGAATACATACAAATCGAAAGTTTCGCAG TTTCTGATGTTCTATGCATGTTCACTGGATCCTGAAAATTGTGGTGTGAAGTTTGGTAGTAAGCTATTAGACATTTTTCTCTCCAGCAACAAGCCTAGACCTACTAG GATGAGTGCAGTGGCTTATCTAGCTAGCTACTTGGCTCGTGGAAAGTTTTTGCCTGTTTCCTATGTGGCTAGCATGTTAAAAAG GTTGGTAGATGAGTGTGCGGATTACTGTAGAACTTGCAATGATGATATAAGACCTGAAGCACATCAGCTTTTCTACTCAGGATGCCAG GCGATCATGTATGTGCTCTGCTTCCGGATGAGATCCATCTTAGATGTTCCTCGCTTTAGGTCCGAGCTTATACCATTGGAGTCAATTTTAATGCACAAACTAAACCCATTGATG GTATGCCTGCCGTCCGTAGTGGCAGAGTTCCTTAGACAAGCTAAAGCAGGTGGCCTGTTCGTAGTCTCGGACTCCTTCATCTTCGAAGATCTACTCGAGTCTGAGCTTTCCCGTGCTTTTGGCGGGTGTGAGAGGCTTGATACATTCTTCCCCTTTGACCCTTGCTTGCTGAAAAGCTCCAACAG CAATATCTCCGGGAATTTCATCTACTGGTCGATGGTTAGACCGACCTATgacaaagatgatgatgaggatgatgcTGAGATAATTGTGAATGGGGATGAGGAGAGTGATGAAGAGGACGAGGGTGATCTTGACTACGCCTTGAACAAGATGTCCATAACCCCTAAGCACTCTTTCAAGAACAATATGGAAAGAGAGAGACTTATGAAAATGCCTTCCATGATCAGACCTTCTACTAGTCCTGAATCCCTTTGA